TGGACGCGATCATGAAAAGCGTGGCGGTCGAGGTCGGCGCCGACGAACTGGAACTGCTCGGGGCGGCGGCTTAGCCAAGCGCAGGTAAACTCTGTCGTACTCCGGTGCCAAAGGCGCGACCGCGGAAGGACGCATCCTGGATGCCGCCGTCGATATCTTCGCCAAGCTCGGGTTCAGCGGCGCCAGCACGCGCGCGATCGCGCAGCGCGCCGGGGTCAATGAAGCCACCCTCTATCGCTGCTTCGGCCGCAAGCGCGACTTGTTCACGGCCGCGCTGGAAAGAGAACTGGGGCGGTTGCGCAGCCAGCTCGATGGCGTGCGCGCTGCCGCCCCCGGCGATCCGCAGCAGGCAATCAGCCGCGTTTTCCAAGAGCTGGCACGAGTCGTGGCCGGCAAGCCGGAGTTGATTCGCTTGCTGCAATTTAGTGTGCTGGAATTGGGCCCGGCGTTGAAGCCCCTCTATCGCAAGCACCTGGGTGACGTCATCGAAGCGAAAGCTGGGTCCCTGCATGACCGCCCTGAGCCGGCCAAGTTACCTCGTTTGCACGCCCAGGTGATCATGCTGTTCTTACTGGCCACCGTGATCGTCGTCGAGAACTTCTATGAGTTGTTCTCTGGGCCGGCGCAAGCGCCTTCGGCGGAGGCGATCACGGC
This window of the Terriglobia bacterium genome carries:
- a CDS encoding TetR/AcrR family transcriptional regulator translates to MSYSGAKGATAEGRILDAAVDIFAKLGFSGASTRAIAQRAGVNEATLYRCFGRKRDLFTAALERELGRLRSQLDGVRAAAPGDPQQAISRVFQELARVVAGKPELIRLLQFSVLELGPALKPLYRKHLGDVIEAKAGSLHDRPEPAKLPRLHAQVIMLFLLATVIVVENFYELFSGPAQAPSAEAITAACAEVWGSVLVHGGLARNINPTESSMRNAS